TTTGCCGTGGCCGACTGACTCCCTCCCGTGGATCCTTTTCGTGACCGGCCTGATCGGCGGCGCCGGGCATTGCGTCGGGATGTGCGGCCCGCTGGTCGCCGGGTACGCCATCGCGCTGCGGAACCGCTCGGCCACCCTCCCGCACCTCCTCTTCCACATGGGCCGGGTGACGACGTACGGCATCGCCGGCGGCGTGGTGGGAGCAACGGGATCCTTCGTCCGCGTCGCGGCGTGGGTCGCCCCGCTCCAGCAGTTCCTCCTCGCGGCCACCGGCGTGCTGATCGCGCTGATGGGACTCTCCGTCGGCGGCTGGCTGCCGTGGGCGCGCCGGATCGAAGGGACCGTGCCGTTCGGAGGCGCTCTCGCCGGCATCGCGCGCCGGGCGGCCGAGGCGGGCGGCCCGGGCGCCGCCTTCCCTCTCGGGATGGCGACGGGTCTCCTTCCGTGCGGGCTGGTCTACACCGCGCTCCTTTCGGCGGCGCGCTCCGGGATGGAGGCTCGCTCCCCGGCCGAGGGGTTCCTCCGGGGCTCCCTTGCGATGGTCGCGTTCGGGGCTGGAACGTTTCCCGCCCTGTTCCTGTTCGGCAGAGTGGTCGCGGCGGCGGGGCCACGCCTGCGCGGGGCGCTGGCGAAGGTCGCCGCCGCCCTCCTCGTCGCCGCCGGGGTGATGTTCGCCGCGCGCGCGTTTCTCCGGTGAGCGAGGACCCGGCCATGGCGGTCTGCGCGCACTGTCTCCTCGAGGTCCCGGAGGAATCCGCGATCCGGGAGACGATCGACGGGAAGGAGACGGTCTTCTGCTGCCCCGGGTGCCGGGCGATCCACGGCCTCCTGCGCTCCGAAGGGTTGACCGGCTTCTACGCACGACGCCACGGGTGGACCCCCGGCCCTCCGGAGACCGCCCGGGTTCCGCTCGACGCGTTCGACGGGGCCGTCCGCACCTCGGGCCGACAGGCCGAGGCGGATCTCGTCCTCTCCGGGATCCGGTGCGCCTCCTGCGTCTGGCTCATCGAGCGATATCTCGGGGGGCGGCCCGGCATTCTCTCCACGCGCGTCAATTTCGCCACCGGCAGGGCGCGGGTCTCCTGGAATCCGTCGGAAACCGGGATCGGAGACGTCGTCCTCGCGATCCGTGCCCTCGGGTACACGCCGTACCCCCCCGGATCGCTCCCCGCCGGAGACGCACTTCGACGGGAAACGTCGGATCTGCTGCTGCGCTTCGGGACCGCGGCGTTCCTATCGATGCAGGTGATGCTCTTCACCGCGGGGCTCTACGCCGGGTACTTCCAGGGGATCGACGCGCGGTACGCGCACCTTTTCCGGTGGCTTTGTTTCCTCCTCTCCACTCCGGTCGTCTTCTACTCCGGCGCGCCCTTCTTCCTGGGCGCCCTTCGCGGGGCGCGCCACGGGTCGTTCGGGATGGACGCGCTCGTCTTCCTCGGCGCCTTCTCCGCGTACGGCTACAGCACCGCTTCCCTGTTCCTCGGGAGCGACGTCTATTTCGACACGGCGACGATGATCCTGACCCTGGTCCTGCTGGGCCGGTACATCGAGGCAGGGGCGAGGTCCCGCGCGGCCGAGGGGATCTCCCGGCTCGTGCGGCTCGCGCCCGTGATGGCCCGGAAGGCGGTCCCGGGGAGGGGTACGGCCGACGTACCGGTCGCCTCCCTTTCTCCCGGGGATCTCGTGGAGATCGTCCCCGGGGAGCGGATGCCGGTGG
The sequence above is a segment of the Deltaproteobacteria bacterium genome. Coding sequences within it:
- a CDS encoding sulfite exporter TauE/SafE family protein; the encoded protein is MTGLIGGAGHCVGMCGPLVAGYAIALRNRSATLPHLLFHMGRVTTYGIAGGVVGATGSFVRVAAWVAPLQQFLLAATGVLIALMGLSVGGWLPWARRIEGTVPFGGALAGIARRAAEAGGPGAAFPLGMATGLLPCGLVYTALLSAARSGMEARSPAEGFLRGSLAMVAFGAGTFPALFLFGRVVAAAGPRLRGALAKVAAALLVAAGVMFAARAFLR